In a genomic window of Gossypium arboreum isolate Shixiya-1 chromosome 9, ASM2569848v2, whole genome shotgun sequence:
- the LOC128280781 gene encoding magnesium transporter MRS2-1-like: protein MADLKERLLPLKPQSAINLRGTTSQAPASGRQPFQGLDLSGLKKRGQGLRSWIRVDTSGNSQVIEVDKFTMMRRCDLPARDLRLLDPLFVYPSTILGREKAIVVNLEQIRCIITADEVLLLNSLDSYVLQYVVELQRRLTSGVGEVWQPEGPELNRRSFRNFDNVYGSPSPDYLPFEFRALEVALESACTFLDSQVRVN from the coding sequence ATGGCGGACCTAAAAGAACGTCTGCTCCCACTGAAACCCCAATCGGCTATAAATCTTAGAGGCACTACATCTCAGGCACCTGCCTCTGGACGTCAACCTTTCCAAGGCTTGGATTTATCTGGTTTAAAGAAGCGGGGCCAAGGACTCCGATCTTGGATCCGGGTTGATACATCTGGGAATTCCCAAGTCATCGAGGTTGACAAGTTCACTATGATGCGTCGTTGTGATCTACCAGCTCGGGATTTACGGCTTCTTGATCCTTTGTTTGTGTACCCCTCCACAATCCTTGGCAGAGAGAAGGCTATTGTTGTAAATTTAGAGCAGATACGATGTATCATCACTGCTGATGAAGTTTTGCTCTTGAATTCCCTTGATAGCTATGTTTTGCAGTATGTTGTAGAGCTACAAAGACGACTAACAAGTGGAGTAGGTGAGGTTTGGCAACCAGAGGGTCCTGAGTTGAACCGAAGAAGCTTTAGGAATTTTGACAATGTGTATGGGAGTCCATCTCCCGATTATTTACCCTTCGAGTTTAGGGCTCTTGAGGTTGCTTTGGAATCTGCATGTACATTTCTTGATTCTCAGGTACGTGTCAACTAA